In Gordonia iterans, the following proteins share a genomic window:
- a CDS encoding DNA polymerase IV — protein sequence MHIDMDAFFASVEQLTRPTLAGRPVLVGGAGGRGVVAGASYTARAYGARSAMPMHQARRLIGPSAVVLPPRGGVYRAVSGRVFEIIRRRIPVIETLSFDEAFGEPDELAGGTAGDAREFAERLRAEIRQEVGLPASVGFGSGKQIAKIASGQAKPDGVAVIGPSGQLGFLQALPVRKLWGIGPVSGDRLARLGIETIGDFAAMAPTEVVSVLGATVGPSLHRLAHGIDDRPVAERAEAKQISAESTFAVDIVDLPSLRNAVAEAAAGAHRRLLDDGRGARTIVVKLRRADMSILTRSTTMPAASTDLQVLTAAAQRIVLDPLEVGPIRLVGVGYSGLTGAEQFTLFPDLDEPAPAAAGPAPERPGSTSASAARPDSPAEPWPTGSDVHHPDYGHGWVQGGGHGFVTVRFETRATGPGRAHTFRWPDERLRRADPIDSLAWD from the coding sequence ATGCACATCGACATGGACGCCTTCTTCGCGTCGGTCGAACAGCTGACCCGGCCGACACTGGCGGGCCGCCCGGTCCTGGTCGGCGGGGCCGGCGGTCGCGGAGTGGTGGCCGGAGCGTCGTACACGGCCCGGGCCTACGGCGCACGCTCGGCGATGCCGATGCATCAGGCGCGGCGGCTGATCGGCCCGTCCGCGGTGGTACTGCCGCCCCGCGGCGGGGTATACCGGGCGGTGAGCGGCCGGGTCTTCGAGATCATCCGGCGCCGGATTCCGGTGATCGAGACGCTGTCCTTCGACGAGGCCTTCGGTGAACCCGACGAACTGGCGGGCGGCACCGCAGGCGATGCGCGGGAGTTCGCCGAACGGCTCCGCGCGGAGATCCGGCAGGAGGTCGGTCTGCCGGCGTCAGTCGGGTTCGGCTCGGGCAAGCAGATCGCCAAGATCGCCTCGGGTCAGGCGAAACCGGACGGCGTCGCGGTGATCGGCCCGAGTGGGCAGCTGGGATTCCTGCAGGCGTTGCCCGTGCGGAAGCTCTGGGGGATCGGACCGGTGTCGGGGGACCGGCTGGCCCGGCTGGGCATCGAGACGATCGGCGACTTCGCGGCGATGGCGCCGACCGAGGTGGTCTCGGTCCTCGGCGCGACCGTCGGACCGTCGCTGCATCGGCTGGCGCACGGGATCGACGACCGCCCGGTCGCCGAACGCGCCGAGGCCAAACAGATCAGCGCCGAGTCGACGTTCGCGGTGGACATCGTCGACCTGCCGAGCCTGCGTAACGCAGTGGCCGAGGCCGCCGCGGGCGCCCACCGACGACTCCTCGACGACGGGCGCGGCGCTCGCACCATAGTGGTCAAGCTCCGGCGCGCCGACATGTCGATCCTCACTCGCTCGACCACCATGCCGGCGGCGAGCACCGACCTCCAGGTGCTGACTGCTGCGGCGCAGCGCATCGTCCTCGATCCGCTCGAAGTCGGTCCGATCCGGCTGGTCGGCGTCGGCTACTCCGGACTCACCGGCGCAGAGCAGTTCACGCTGTTCCCGGATCTGGACGAGCCGGCTCCGGCGGCCGCAGGGCCTGCACCGGAACGACCGGGGTCGACGAGCGCGTCCGCCGCGCGACCGGACAGCCCGGCCGAGCCGTGGCCGACCGGATCGGACGTGCACCATCCCGACTACGGGCACGGCTGGGTGCAGGGCGGCGGTCACGGCTTCGTGACTGTGCGCTTCGAGACGCGCGCCACCGGCCCGGGCCGGGCGCACACCTTCCGGTGGCCGGACGAGCGTTTGCGGCGTGCCGACCCGATCGACAGTCTCGCCTGGGACTGA
- a CDS encoding TetR/AcrR family transcriptional regulator has translation MTGARARRRQQLDRQILEAGRTQLAQVGAAALSVRAIARELGMVSSAVYRYVASRDELLTRLVVASYDDLGDHVDAAVAAAADTPGERLRTAMRAFRAWAVTHPSEFALLYGSPVPGYSAPAEQTTGPGTRVIAVLLRLCTEAGLTAPAGLVVPAPLKAELAAVAAEADVDLPPGALVVTVALWTWLIGAVGQEVFEGYGPDTFADPAGVFDAQLHWQLSAAGL, from the coding sequence ATGACCGGTGCCCGTGCACGACGTCGACAGCAGCTCGACCGCCAGATCCTGGAAGCCGGCCGCACCCAACTCGCCCAGGTCGGGGCAGCGGCGCTCTCGGTCCGCGCGATCGCGCGGGAACTCGGCATGGTCTCGTCGGCGGTGTATCGGTACGTGGCCAGCCGCGACGAGCTGCTGACCAGACTGGTGGTCGCGTCGTACGACGATCTCGGCGACCACGTCGACGCCGCAGTCGCCGCCGCGGCCGATACGCCCGGCGAGCGCCTGCGCACCGCGATGCGTGCCTTCCGGGCGTGGGCCGTCACCCACCCCTCAGAATTCGCCCTGCTCTACGGCAGTCCCGTCCCCGGCTACTCCGCACCCGCAGAGCAGACGACCGGGCCGGGCACCAGGGTGATCGCCGTGCTGCTGCGGCTGTGCACCGAGGCCGGGCTGACTGCGCCGGCCGGGCTCGTCGTGCCCGCCCCGCTGAAGGCCGAACTCGCCGCCGTGGCCGCCGAGGCCGACGTCGATCTGCCGCCGGGCGCCCTGGTGGTGACTGTGGCGCTGTGGACTTGGCTGATCGGCGCCGTCGGCCAGGAGGTCTTCGAGGGCTACGGCCCGGACACCTTCGCCGATCCCGCCGGTGTGTTCGACGCCCAGTTGCACTGGCAACTCTCGGCCGCGGGACTGTAG
- a CDS encoding asparaginase, whose translation MSPQQVVMITTGGTAASRTTDDGAVPVLHAADLLPDSVDDVLVRPVDLMSVDSSAMTVREQFAVIRAIADALDDPEVAGVVVTHGTDTLEETAFLADVFAADPRPVVFTGAQYPVDHPRSDGPANIAAAVALAGDPDARGRGVLVALGGRVLGARGLFKVSTTSIEAFDTVHPDLPRPLIPVSIPSGMPARVDLLALYPGVSPGLIAAAVAQRAAGIVLSATGSGNTHPDITAEVALAQQRNVPVVVTSRVPYGAVEATYGGGGGGVDLARAGAVISPWLRGPQARMAMIALLTTGASRSEIADFFAASGPT comes from the coding sequence ATGAGCCCACAGCAGGTTGTGATGATCACCACCGGCGGCACCGCCGCCTCGCGCACCACCGACGACGGCGCCGTCCCGGTCCTGCACGCCGCCGACCTGCTCCCCGACTCCGTCGACGACGTCCTGGTTCGTCCGGTGGACCTGATGAGCGTGGACTCCTCGGCGATGACCGTTCGCGAGCAGTTCGCGGTGATCCGCGCGATCGCCGACGCACTGGACGATCCAGAGGTGGCGGGCGTGGTGGTGACTCACGGCACCGACACGCTGGAGGAGACCGCCTTCCTGGCCGACGTCTTCGCCGCAGACCCTCGGCCGGTGGTCTTCACCGGCGCCCAGTATCCGGTCGACCATCCGCGGTCCGACGGTCCCGCCAACATCGCCGCCGCCGTCGCCCTGGCCGGCGACCCCGATGCGCGCGGCAGGGGCGTGCTCGTCGCGCTGGGCGGGCGTGTGCTCGGCGCCCGCGGGCTGTTCAAGGTGTCGACCACCTCGATCGAGGCCTTCGACACGGTGCATCCGGACCTGCCGCGCCCGTTGATCCCGGTGTCGATCCCGTCCGGAATGCCCGCCCGGGTGGATCTCCTGGCCCTGTACCCGGGCGTCTCTCCCGGGCTCATCGCCGCGGCGGTGGCCCAGCGCGCCGCGGGAATCGTGCTCTCGGCGACCGGCTCGGGCAACACCCACCCGGACATCACTGCGGAAGTGGCCCTCGCGCAGCAGCGGAACGTCCCCGTCGTCGTCACCTCCCGGGTTCCGTACGGCGCCGTGGAGGCGACCTACGGCGGTGGCGGCGGCGGAGTCGACTTGGCCCGCGCGGGCGCGGTCATCTCGCCGTGGCTGCGCGGTCCGCAGGCCCGCATGGCCATGATCGCGCTCCTCACGACCGGAGCCTCCCGCTCGGAGATCGCGGACTTCTTCGCCGCATCCGGCCCGACCTGA